A single window of Deinococcus sp. KSM4-11 DNA harbors:
- a CDS encoding Bax inhibitor-1/YccA family protein, giving the protein MQTFPSTSAKTADLVRTFMARTYSWMAAGLALTAGIAWLTASNDALALQVFQLRLPLLLAQLALVFVLSMFAQRLSSTVAGALFIAYAALTGLTFSSILLAYDRSAVTAAFATSALTFGAMSVAGYTIKRDLSSMGRFFMFAVIGLVVAMVVNLFVASSALTLGISVVGVLLFAGLTVYDTQMLRKLALSGVSGEMAERAAINGALALYLDFVNMFLFLLRIFGGGRR; this is encoded by the coding sequence ATGCAGACTTTTCCCTCCACTTCCGCCAAGACGGCCGACCTGGTTCGCACGTTCATGGCCCGCACCTACTCCTGGATGGCGGCCGGTCTGGCCCTGACGGCGGGCATCGCGTGGCTGACCGCCTCGAACGACGCCCTGGCGTTGCAGGTGTTCCAGCTGCGCCTGCCGCTGCTGCTGGCGCAGCTCGCGCTGGTGTTCGTGCTGAGCATGTTCGCGCAGCGCCTGAGCAGCACCGTGGCGGGCGCGCTGTTCATCGCGTACGCCGCCCTGACCGGCCTGACCTTCAGCTCGATCCTGCTCGCCTACGACCGAAGCGCCGTGACGGCCGCCTTCGCCACCTCGGCCCTGACCTTCGGCGCGATGAGCGTCGCCGGGTACACCATCAAACGTGACCTGAGCAGCATGGGCCGCTTCTTCATGTTCGCAGTGATCGGTCTGGTCGTGGCCATGGTCGTGAACCTGTTCGTGGCCAGCAGCGCCCTCACGCTGGGCATCTCGGTGGTCGGCGTCCTGCTGTTTGCCGGCCTGACCGTATACGACACCCAGATGCTCCGCAAGCTGGCCCTGAGCGGCGTCAGCGGCGAGATGGCCGAGCGTGCCGCGATCAACGGCGCACTCGCCCTGTACCTCGATTTCGTGAATATGTTCCTGTTCCTGCTGCGGATCTTCGGCGGTGGCCGCCGCTAA
- the treY gene encoding malto-oligosyltrehalose synthase, producing MTALPPPHPETTPNPLLPTPVTHLPGSTYRLQLHRDFDFAAARRILPYLARLGVSDVYLSPIWASTPGSTHGYDVTDHSRINPELGGMGGLKRLSARAKELGLGLIVDFVPNHMGIQGGHNPYWEDVLTHGQASRYAHFFDISWQPLKRALDGKVLLPVLGDQYGRVLERRELVLERDGATFHLRYWERRLPISPKSLSTLLAGASERLPARTTDLMRAELASIARSVANLPRSTALHLTDDDREERAQEMEVMTRRLAALLDGSRAMREALDGVLADLNADPAQLDVLVAEQNYRLASWKVASEEINYRRFFDINDLAALRMEDWRVFEWAHATLFDLLRDGVIQGVRLDHTDGLYDPAGYFLALQEGAAAALGVVPGPHLPVYVVAEKILEPGEQLPQSWAIHGTTGYDFLAQLGGVFVDGANEDDLSAIYRRYTADRASYGEHLYVGKHLIQRSSLPGEVNVLAEHLERLAEADLNSRDFTLSTLRGAIREVIASFPVYRTYIRSDGQREPGDNAKIARAVQDAKAHNLRAGQPLDPTVFEFLAGVLTLDAPDTRMRTDDADFALKFQQLTGPVTAKGAEDTAFYRYARLLALNEVGGDPALFGTPLRTFHSMARQRAEHWPHAMLGWSTHDTKRGEDTRARIAVISEIPQAWGVFLNATAPLLLALSEEQDLGRAPSPLDKYVLLQTVLGAYPLDGQLGGFTERIAAYMVKAAREAKLRTSWASPLPEYEDALTRFVQQLLAHPDFQAPLLALHERISPYGAQNSLSAALIRLSAPGVPDTYQGTEGWHQSLVDPDNRRPVDYALMGRRVASLERRHDLGVARRLLGTYGTGEVKTLITWAVLQVRAAHPELFRHGSYRPIDAGKYVVAFSREHAGQVAVTVAPRLTLTLTREKQPWALGEAWGTRQLTLPASGTYENVLTGEKLRARTPRIPLAKVLEDFPAALLIRR from the coding sequence ATGACCGCCCTTCCCCCACCCCACCCCGAGACCACGCCGAACCCGCTTCTGCCCACACCAGTCACGCACCTGCCGGGCTCCACGTACCGACTGCAACTGCACCGGGACTTCGATTTCGCGGCGGCGCGGCGCATCCTGCCGTACTTGGCGAGGCTGGGGGTGTCGGACGTGTACCTGTCGCCCATCTGGGCCAGCACGCCGGGCAGCACGCACGGTTACGACGTCACGGATCACTCGCGGATCAACCCGGAACTGGGCGGGATGGGTGGCCTGAAACGGCTCTCCGCGCGGGCGAAGGAACTAGGGCTGGGCCTGATCGTGGATTTCGTACCGAACCACATGGGCATCCAGGGCGGGCACAATCCGTACTGGGAGGACGTGCTCACGCACGGGCAGGCGAGCCGCTACGCGCACTTCTTCGACATCTCCTGGCAGCCGCTCAAGCGCGCGCTGGACGGCAAGGTGCTGCTGCCGGTGCTGGGCGACCAGTACGGCCGGGTGCTGGAGCGCCGGGAACTCGTCCTGGAACGCGACGGCGCGACCTTCCACCTCCGCTACTGGGAGCGCCGGCTGCCGATCTCGCCGAAATCCCTGTCCACGCTGCTGGCCGGGGCCAGCGAGCGCCTGCCGGCCCGCACCACGGATCTCATGCGGGCGGAACTGGCGAGCATCGCCAGGTCTGTAGCGAACCTGCCCCGCTCGACCGCCCTGCACCTGACCGACGACGACCGCGAGGAACGCGCGCAGGAGATGGAGGTCATGACCCGGCGGCTGGCCGCGCTGCTGGACGGCTCACGGGCCATGCGGGAGGCGCTGGACGGCGTGCTGGCCGACCTGAATGCCGACCCTGCCCAGCTCGACGTGCTGGTCGCCGAACAGAATTACCGCCTCGCGTCGTGGAAGGTCGCGTCGGAGGAGATCAACTACCGGCGCTTTTTCGACATCAACGACTTGGCGGCGCTGCGCATGGAGGACTGGCGGGTGTTCGAGTGGGCCCACGCGACCCTCTTCGATCTGCTCCGCGACGGCGTGATCCAGGGGGTCCGGCTCGACCACACGGACGGCCTGTACGACCCGGCCGGGTACTTCCTGGCGTTGCAGGAGGGTGCGGCGGCGGCGCTGGGCGTGGTGCCTGGCCCGCACCTGCCGGTGTACGTGGTAGCCGAGAAGATCCTGGAACCCGGTGAGCAGTTGCCCCAGAGCTGGGCGATTCACGGCACGACCGGCTACGACTTCCTGGCGCAGCTGGGCGGGGTGTTCGTGGATGGCGCGAACGAGGACGACCTGAGCGCCATCTACCGCCGCTACACCGCGGATCGCGCCTCGTACGGCGAGCACCTGTATGTGGGTAAGCACCTGATTCAGCGCTCCAGCCTGCCCGGCGAGGTGAACGTCCTCGCCGAACACCTCGAACGGCTGGCCGAGGCCGATCTGAACTCGCGGGATTTCACGCTGAGCACGCTGCGCGGCGCGATCCGCGAGGTGATCGCGTCGTTCCCGGTGTACCGCACATACATCCGCTCGGACGGCCAGCGCGAGCCCGGCGACAATGCCAAGATCGCCCGCGCCGTGCAGGACGCCAAGGCGCACAACCTGCGGGCGGGGCAACCGCTCGATCCGACCGTCTTCGAGTTCCTGGCAGGCGTCCTGACGCTGGACGCCCCCGACACGCGCATGCGCACGGACGACGCGGACTTCGCCCTGAAGTTCCAGCAGCTGACCGGCCCCGTGACCGCCAAGGGAGCTGAAGACACGGCCTTTTACCGCTACGCGCGGCTGCTGGCACTGAACGAGGTCGGCGGCGACCCGGCCCTGTTCGGCACGCCGCTGCGCACCTTCCACAGCATGGCCCGCCAGCGTGCGGAGCACTGGCCGCACGCCATGCTCGGCTGGTCCACGCACGACACCAAGCGCGGCGAGGACACCCGCGCGCGGATCGCCGTGATCAGCGAGATCCCGCAGGCGTGGGGAGTGTTCCTGAACGCGACCGCTCCGCTGCTGTTGGCGCTCAGTGAGGAGCAGGATCTGGGCCGCGCGCCCAGCCCTCTCGACAAGTACGTGCTGCTTCAGACCGTCCTGGGGGCGTACCCGCTGGATGGTCAGCTCGGCGGCTTCACGGAACGGATCGCGGCGTACATGGTGAAGGCCGCGCGCGAGGCCAAACTCCGCACCTCGTGGGCCTCCCCCCTGCCGGAGTACGAGGACGCCCTCACCCGGTTCGTGCAGCAGCTCCTGGCCCACCCAGACTTCCAGGCGCCGCTGCTCGCGCTGCACGAACGGATCAGTCCGTACGGCGCGCAGAACAGCCTGAGTGCCGCCCTGATCCGCCTGAGCGCGCCCGGCGTGCCCGACACCTACCAAGGGACCGAGGGCTGGCACCAGAGCCTGGTCGATCCGGACAACCGCCGTCCCGTGGACTACGCCCTGATGGGCCGCCGCGTGGCGAGCCTGGAGCGCCGCCACGACCTGGGGGTGGCCCGCCGCCTGCTGGGCACCTACGGCACGGGCGAGGTCAAGACCCTGATCACCTGGGCCGTCCTGCAAGTCCGGGCGGCGCACCCCGAGCTGTTCCGCCACGGATCGTACCGTCCCATCGACGCTGGGAAATACGTCGTGGCGTTCAGCCGCGAGCACGCCGGACAGGTCGCCGTGACCGTGGCGCCCCGCCTCACCCTCACCCTGACCCGCGAGAAGCAACCCTGGGCACTGGGCGAAGCGTGGGGCACGCGGCAGCTGACCCTGCCCGCCTCCGGCACCTACGAGAACGTCCTGACCGGCGAGAAGCTGCGCGCCCGCACGCCCCGCATCCCCCTCGCAAAGGTGCTGGAGGACTTTCCGGCCGCCCTGCTGATCCGCCGCTGA
- the treZ gene encoding malto-oligosyltrehalose trehalohydrolase, with protein MIPLSHLHDSPDGRSTRLGAQLLPDGAGTRFRVWSTTATLVHVRVDGAVHAMTALGHGTFETVLPVGAGARYIFILDGMDRPDPYARFLPDGVHGEAEVIDFDHYRWQDTTWRGIALADCVFYELHVGTFTPEGTYRAAQERLPYLKDLGVTAVQLLPVAAFPGQRGWGYDGVALYAPFAPYGRPEELMAFVDAAHALGLGVFLDVVYNHFGPDGNYLKAYSPTYFTERFQSAWGEGLDYAEPHMRRLITGSARMWLRDYGFDGLRLDATAAMQDDSDVHILKELAQEVHKLGGTHLLLAEDHRNDPMLVTDYGLDGIWVDDFHHEVRVTLTREHEGYYRGFEGGAAELAQVIRRGWKYEGQFWNVTGEEHQRGKPADALEAPSLVYCIQNHDQIGNRATGDRLNHHHDVTPQEYRGAATLLLTLPMTPLLFQGQEWGAGTPFLFFSDHHGELGRLVSEGRKREFAYFSSFSGESVPDPQAESSFRASKLDWSELDVGEHGRTLALYRVLTSLRREDPVLAQRSRKNLHAGNVLDVLWVRTHTDAGDRLLVWNLGQEAVPVDALTLDLPGRVILHSEVGLTDALPSSGLLEPGEAVLYGGSGGGTA; from the coding sequence ATGATTCCACTGTCGCACCTGCACGACTCCCCGGACGGCCGTTCGACGCGCCTGGGGGCGCAGCTCCTGCCGGACGGCGCCGGCACCCGCTTCCGCGTTTGGTCCACCACGGCCACCCTCGTCCACGTCCGGGTGGACGGCGCCGTTCACGCCATGACCGCGCTGGGGCACGGCACCTTTGAGACGGTCCTGCCGGTCGGGGCGGGCGCGCGGTACATCTTCATCCTGGACGGCATGGATCGTCCCGATCCGTACGCGCGGTTCCTGCCGGACGGCGTGCACGGCGAGGCGGAGGTCATTGACTTCGACCACTACCGCTGGCAGGACACCACTTGGCGCGGGATCGCGCTGGCCGACTGCGTGTTCTACGAACTACACGTGGGCACCTTCACTCCCGAAGGCACGTACCGGGCCGCGCAGGAGCGCCTGCCGTACCTGAAAGACCTGGGCGTGACCGCCGTGCAGCTGCTGCCAGTCGCGGCCTTCCCCGGCCAGCGCGGCTGGGGGTACGACGGCGTGGCGCTGTACGCGCCCTTCGCGCCGTACGGTCGCCCGGAGGAGCTGATGGCCTTTGTGGATGCCGCGCACGCCCTGGGCCTGGGCGTGTTCCTGGACGTGGTGTACAACCACTTCGGGCCGGACGGAAACTACCTCAAGGCGTACTCGCCCACGTACTTCACGGAGCGCTTCCAGTCGGCGTGGGGCGAGGGGCTGGACTACGCCGAGCCGCACATGCGCCGCCTGATCACGGGCAGCGCCCGCATGTGGCTGCGCGACTACGGTTTCGACGGCCTGCGGCTGGACGCCACGGCCGCCATGCAGGACGACAGCGACGTGCACATCCTCAAGGAACTGGCGCAGGAGGTGCACAAGCTGGGCGGCACGCACCTGCTGCTGGCCGAGGACCACCGCAACGATCCCATGCTGGTCACGGACTATGGCCTGGACGGCATCTGGGTGGACGACTTCCACCATGAGGTGCGCGTCACGCTGACCCGCGAGCACGAGGGGTACTACCGGGGCTTCGAGGGCGGCGCGGCGGAACTCGCGCAGGTCATCCGGCGCGGCTGGAAGTACGAGGGCCAGTTCTGGAACGTGACGGGCGAGGAGCACCAGCGCGGCAAGCCGGCCGACGCCCTAGAGGCGCCCAGCCTGGTGTACTGCATCCAGAACCACGACCAGATCGGGAACCGCGCGACCGGCGACCGCCTGAACCACCACCACGACGTGACACCGCAGGAGTACCGGGGAGCGGCCACGCTGCTGCTCACGCTGCCCATGACGCCGTTGCTGTTTCAGGGACAGGAGTGGGGAGCGGGCACGCCGTTCCTGTTCTTCAGCGACCACCACGGCGAACTGGGCCGCCTGGTCAGCGAGGGCCGCAAGCGTGAATTCGCGTACTTCAGCTCCTTCTCCGGCGAGAGCGTGCCCGATCCACAGGCGGAGTCAAGCTTCCGGGCCTCGAAACTCGACTGGAGCGAGCTGGACGTGGGCGAACACGGCCGGACGCTGGCCCTGTACCGGGTGCTGACCAGCCTGCGCCGCGAGGACCCGGTGCTCGCGCAGCGCTCCCGGAAGAACCTGCACGCCGGGAACGTGCTGGACGTGCTGTGGGTTCGCACCCACACCGACGCCGGCGACCGGCTGCTGGTGTGGAACCTGGGGCAGGAGGCAGTGCCGGTCGACGCCCTGACCCTCGACCTTCCGGGGCGAGTCATCCTGCACAGCGAGGTCGGTCTCACGGACGCCCTGCCCTCGTCGGGCCTCCTTGAGCCGGGTGAGGCGGTGCTGTACGGAGGGAGCGGCGGAGGAACCGCATGA
- the glgX gene encoding glycogen debranching protein GlgX — protein MTTTERRHTPAIRIRPGSSYPLGATWDGQGTNFALYSENATGVELCLFDEQGTETRYRLNEQTAFIWHGYLPDVAPGQRYGYRVYGEYAPKKGLRFNPKVVLLDPYAKALDGTEEFDRGVFGYVAGKDDLTKGRKEQRGTPLGIVTNPDFDWHGDRRPKIPFHQAVIYETHVKGLTMTHPLVPDELRGTYAGIACEPILFYLRELGITSIELMPVHQHVDDPFLLDKGLTNYWGYSTLNFFAPDVRYSAEARRGNPAGAVNEFKEMVRALHQSGIEVILDVVYNHTAEGNNMGPTMSFKGIDNPTYYRLVADNPRFYFDYTGTGNSLNVRHPQTLQLIMDSLRYWVTDMHVDGFRFDLASTLARGLHEVDQLSGFFTIIHQDPIISQVKLIAEPWDVGEGGYQVGNFPVNWAEWNGIYRDDIRAFWKGDGGLASEIGYRLTGSSDLYQNDGRKPYASINFVTAHDGFTLRDTVTYEQKHNEANQEGNNDGHNHNITWNCGAEGETDDPEIQELRARQMRNFLATLLLGQGTPMLLGGDEFGRTQGGNNNAYCQDNEISWYDWANLDENLLAFTKKVIRLRKAHPGLHRRKFFSGRTIRGENVRDLVWLRFDGSEMGDEDWNNPQTQSMGLFLDGDGLDDVDANGEALRDDHLLLLLSATHIDLPFVLPDLADCAEWELLLDTSDDTAHGMENANEETTLKARSVKLYRCRRT, from the coding sequence ATGACGACCACCGAACGACGACACACTCCTGCCATCCGCATTCGCCCCGGCTCGTCGTACCCGCTGGGCGCGACCTGGGATGGGCAGGGCACCAATTTCGCGCTGTACTCCGAGAACGCCACTGGCGTGGAGCTGTGTCTGTTCGACGAGCAGGGCACCGAGACGCGGTACCGCCTGAACGAACAGACCGCGTTCATCTGGCACGGGTATCTGCCGGATGTGGCTCCCGGCCAGCGCTACGGCTACCGCGTCTACGGCGAGTACGCTCCCAAGAAGGGCCTGCGCTTCAACCCGAAAGTCGTGCTGCTCGACCCGTACGCCAAGGCGCTCGACGGCACCGAGGAGTTCGACCGGGGCGTCTTCGGCTACGTGGCCGGCAAGGACGACCTGACCAAGGGGCGCAAGGAGCAGCGCGGCACGCCCCTGGGCATCGTGACCAACCCGGACTTCGACTGGCACGGTGACCGCCGGCCGAAGATCCCCTTCCACCAGGCCGTGATCTACGAGACCCACGTCAAGGGCCTGACCATGACTCACCCGCTGGTGCCCGACGAACTGCGCGGCACCTACGCCGGGATCGCGTGCGAGCCGATCCTGTTCTACCTGCGCGAACTGGGCATCACCAGCATCGAGCTGATGCCGGTGCACCAGCACGTGGACGATCCCTTCTTGCTCGACAAGGGTCTGACCAACTACTGGGGCTACTCGACCCTGAACTTCTTCGCGCCGGACGTGCGCTACTCGGCCGAGGCGCGGCGCGGCAACCCGGCCGGCGCGGTCAACGAATTCAAGGAGATGGTGCGCGCCCTGCACCAGTCCGGGATCGAGGTCATTCTGGACGTGGTGTACAACCACACCGCCGAGGGCAACAACATGGGGCCGACCATGTCCTTCAAGGGCATCGACAACCCCACGTACTACCGGCTGGTGGCCGATAACCCGCGGTTCTACTTCGATTACACCGGCACTGGCAACAGCCTGAACGTGCGTCATCCGCAGACCCTGCAACTCATCATGGACTCGCTGCGCTACTGGGTCACCGACATGCACGTGGACGGCTTCCGCTTCGACCTGGCCAGCACTCTGGCACGCGGCCTGCACGAGGTGGATCAGCTCTCGGGCTTCTTCACGATCATCCACCAGGATCCGATCATCTCGCAGGTGAAGTTGATTGCCGAGCCGTGGGACGTAGGCGAGGGCGGGTACCAGGTGGGGAACTTCCCCGTGAACTGGGCCGAGTGGAACGGCATCTACCGCGACGACATCCGCGCCTTCTGGAAGGGAGACGGCGGCTTGGCCAGTGAAATCGGGTACCGCCTGACTGGCAGCAGCGACCTGTACCAGAACGACGGCCGCAAGCCGTACGCGAGCATCAACTTCGTGACCGCGCACGACGGCTTCACGCTGCGCGACACCGTGACCTACGAGCAGAAGCACAACGAGGCGAACCAGGAAGGCAACAACGACGGCCACAACCACAACATCACCTGGAACTGCGGGGCCGAGGGCGAGACGGACGATCCTGAGATTCAGGAACTGCGCGCGCGGCAGATGCGGAACTTCCTGGCGACCCTGCTGCTTGGGCAGGGCACGCCGATGCTGCTGGGTGGCGACGAGTTTGGCCGCACCCAGGGCGGCAACAACAACGCCTACTGTCAGGACAATGAGATCAGCTGGTACGACTGGGCGAACCTCGACGAGAACCTGCTGGCGTTCACCAAGAAGGTGATCCGCCTGCGCAAGGCACACCCGGGCCTGCACCGCCGCAAGTTCTTCAGCGGCCGCACCATCCGTGGTGAGAACGTGCGGGATCTTGTGTGGCTGCGCTTCGACGGCAGCGAGATGGGCGACGAGGACTGGAACAACCCACAGACGCAGTCCATGGGCCTGTTCCTTGACGGCGACGGCCTGGACGACGTAGACGCGAACGGCGAAGCGCTGCGCGACGATCACCTGCTGCTGCTGCTGTCGGCCACCCACATCGACCTGCCGTTCGTGCTGCCGGATCTGGCGGACTGTGCGGAGTGGGAACTGCTGCTCGATACCTCGGACGACACCGCACATGGCATGGAAAACGCGAACGAGGAAACGACCCTCAAGGCCCGCTCGGTGAAGCTCTACCGCTGCCGCCGCACCTGA